From Gammaproteobacteria bacterium:
CCCGTGACCCGCCTCGGCCCGCCACGGGAACAGCTGGGAGCCAAGGTGCCCGTGCCGCCGGCGCCGCCCCCTGCGGCCCCCAGCCCCCCTCCCACACCCGCGCCGGTCACCCCGCCGGCACCGCCCCCCGCGCTGGCACCGGCCCCCGCGCTGGCACCGCCCCCCGCGCTGGCACCGGCCTCCACACCCTTCGTCCTGGGGACCGACCTCCAGCAAACGGTACTCGCGGCAGCGCGGGCCGCGGGTGTCCCACCCGAGGACTGGGTCTCCCAGGCCTCCCGTGCCCTCGAGGCGGATCGCCGAGCCCCGCAGGGGGCCGTCAGCTACGACGAGGTCGTCGTCTACACGCTGCGGGAGATGAACCAGCGCATTGCCCACCTCGAGCGCCGGGGTCTCGCCGCCCGCTGGGGCGCCCTGCGCGCATGGTTCCGCGACCTGCTCGAGCTCCGTTGGTGATCCGGGTGAAGGCGGTGCCGCCGCGTCCGCTAACCTGACGATGGGCCGAGCGACGCGCCGCCGAGGGACTGGACCGCTGGCGTTCCTGGCTCAATACTTAAGGGGCGTGATGAGGGTGCGCGCATAACCCTCTATACTTTCGAAGTCTGGCCGGCGTGGTTCACCAGACAGCGGGTGCAACGGAGGGACACGAACGTGCGAACGGTGGCAACCATTCTGAGCATGCTCCTTCTCGCCAGCACGCCGGCTCTGGGCGCGCCGGCGACCGGCAAGGTCTCCTCCCCGAACAAGGCGACGGCCGTGCGCCCGGCGAACAACCGCGCCGCGGCCCAGACCCGGACCGTCGCAGCCGCACCCGCCAAAGCCGCACCCGCCAAAGCCGCGGCGGCCAGAAGCACGCCGGCCAAGGCTACCGGCGCCAAGGCATCGTCCACCAGGGCCACGGCCACCCGCGCGACACCGAGGAAGACTCCCACCGCCGTCGCCCGTACCAGTCCCCGGACTGCCTCAGGCTCCCGGTCGGCGCCACCACGGGTGGCGGTGAACAAGTCGCGCCGCAACGCCCCCGCGCTCACACGGGCCTCTTCTCCCCGCGGGCGAGCCGCCCTCTGCCTGGCACACCGGCCCACGCACGAACCCGCGCTCTCCTCACCGGCCGAGTCGAGTCCGGAGCACCTGCACCTGGCCTCCGGCTCGGCGCTCATCGTCGATCAGCGGCAGAACGCCGTGCTCTACGAGAAGAACAGCGAGACACGGCTGCCCATCGCCTCGATCACCAAGCTGATGACCGCGATGGTGGTGCTCGACGCCCGCCTGCCGTTGGAAGAGACCCTCGAGGTGACCGAGGAGGACGTGGACTGGCTGAAGGGGTCGCGCTCCCGGCTCCCCCTGGGCACCCAACTGAGCCGCCACGAACTGCTCTACCTGGCCCTCGTCTCTTCGGACAACCGGGCCGCTTCGGCCCTCGGGCGCACCTACCCCGGAGGCAAGCCCGCGTTCGTTGCGGCCATGAACCGCAAGGCCCGGGCCCTCGACATGGTGGACAGCCGCTTCGAGGATCCGACGGGCCTGAACCCGGGGAACACGTCCACGGCCCAGGACCTCGTGCGGATGGTGAAGGCCGCCTACGCGTATCCCACCATCCGTCAAGTGACCACTACCCCCCAGTACACCCTGGCACTTCCCCAGGACTCGGGGAGCCTGGAGTTCCGCAACACGAACCGCCTGGTGCGGGCGGAGGACTGGGACATCGGCCTGAGCAAGACCGGCTACATCAACGAGGCGGGGCGTTGCCTCGTGATGCAGGCGGACATCGCGGAACGGCCCCTGCTGATCGTGCTGTTGAACGGAGACGGCCGATACACCCCGTTCGCCGACGTGGTCCGGCTGCGGGACTGGCTGCAGCGCCGGCAGCACATCTCTGCAGTCCCGAGCACCGCGACGACACGCTCGCTCGGCTGAGAACCTCGGCCGCTCCGGGGTCCCTCCGCGACGACGCCCTTCGCGACGGCCTGCCCTCCCTCTGAGTCCGCGTCAGAGTCCGGGGATGTCCGCGCAGGGCCCGGAGACGCAGGCCGCCGCCAGCCCCCCCTCGCCGCCACCCACGGTCCGCAGTTGGGGCGAGGACCGGGCCAGGTCCACCATGTCCGCAAGGATGTGCGCAGTCTCGCTGAGCCAGACGTCCTCTTCGGGGCTCTTCGCAGCCGAGGCGTCCGTGTCCACCTCTTCTCTCTCCTTGCGGGGCGCGAGGCCGCGCGCCAGGCGGAACTGGTTTTCCCGCTCGTAGCTCGCCCGCCGCTCCGCCTCCCGCTCGGCGCGGCGGCGGTTCTCCGCGAGTGAGGTCGTGGAACGGTTGGACCCGGCCAGCTGCGCCGC
This genomic window contains:
- the pbpG gene encoding D-alanyl-D-alanine endopeptidase, which translates into the protein MNKSRRNAPALTRASSPRGRAALCLAHRPTHEPALSSPAESSPEHLHLASGSALIVDQRQNAVLYEKNSETRLPIASITKLMTAMVVLDARLPLEETLEVTEEDVDWLKGSRSRLPLGTQLSRHELLYLALVSSDNRAASALGRTYPGGKPAFVAAMNRKARALDMVDSRFEDPTGLNPGNTSTAQDLVRMVKAAYAYPTIRQVTTTPQYTLALPQDSGSLEFRNTNRLVRAEDWDIGLSKTGYINEAGRCLVMQADIAERPLLIVLLNGDGRYTPFADVVRLRDWLQRRQHISAVPSTATTRSLG